In Janibacter alkaliphilus, the following proteins share a genomic window:
- the rplL gene encoding 50S ribosomal protein L7/L12 — MAKLSTDELLDAFKEMTLIELSEFVKQFEETFEVSAAAPVAVAGAAPAAGGGEAGGDAAAEQDEFDVILAAAGDKKIQVIKEVRALTSLGLKEAKDLVDGAPKPILEKVDKDAAEKAKEALEGAGATVELK; from the coding sequence ATGGCGAAGCTCAGCACCGACGAGCTCCTTGACGCCTTCAAGGAGATGACCCTCATCGAGCTCTCCGAGTTCGTGAAGCAGTTCGAGGAGACCTTCGAGGTCTCCGCCGCCGCCCCGGTCGCCGTGGCCGGCGCCGCGCCCGCCGCCGGTGGCGGCGAGGCCGGTGGCGACGCCGCCGCCGAGCAGGACGAGTTCGACGTCATCCTGGCCGCGGCCGGCGACAAGAAGATCCAGGTCATCAAGGAGGTCCGTGCGCTCACCAGCCTCGGCCTCAAGGAGGCCAAGGACCTCGTCGACGGGGCCCCGAAGCCGATCCTGGAGAAGGTCGACAAGGACGCCGCGGAGAAGGCCAAGGAGGCCCTCGAGGGCGCCGGCGCCACCGTCGAGCTCAAGTGA
- a CDS encoding phospholipase D-like domain-containing protein produces MSARRTLHRFFERRERQRRRQRMRRLVRRGVMGTLAVQTATAAGLFTFDSIRKKDRPEGAFPHRPAETVALPRSEVRVFMYGEELFEQMLEDIEAAQHRVFLETYIWKGDEMGQRFRDALVRADARGVEVYVVIDDFANLVVPASFKRSLPATVHAAAHPLVSGGWKFLHPRYSGRDHRKLLVVDSDIAYVGGFNIGSLYATKWRDTHARITGEFVVELENAFIDYWNVHARRGDEAPLPEPTGRAWSQTLRVHRNTPVDLVYPIRNMYLEAIDRAERSIAITQAYLIPDEAFRRALVRAAQRGADVRIIVPRFSNHVFADWFSRTHFTELLKGGVRILRYEHAMVHAKTATIDGRWSTIGTANIDRLSLVGNYEVNVEIIDEALAAQMEAIFELDATNCTELTLEEWTARPMIARATEGILAPWRDLA; encoded by the coding sequence ATGTCTGCACGCCGCACCCTGCACCGCTTCTTCGAGCGCCGTGAGCGCCAGCGCCGGCGGCAGCGGATGCGGCGGCTGGTCCGCCGCGGGGTCATGGGCACCCTGGCGGTCCAGACCGCCACGGCCGCAGGGCTGTTCACCTTCGACTCGATCCGCAAGAAGGACCGCCCGGAGGGCGCCTTCCCGCACCGCCCGGCCGAGACGGTGGCCCTCCCCCGCAGCGAGGTGCGGGTCTTCATGTACGGCGAGGAGCTCTTCGAGCAGATGCTCGAGGACATCGAGGCCGCGCAGCACCGGGTCTTCCTCGAGACCTACATCTGGAAGGGCGACGAGATGGGCCAGCGCTTCCGGGACGCGCTGGTGCGTGCCGACGCCCGGGGCGTGGAGGTCTACGTCGTCATCGACGACTTCGCCAACCTCGTCGTTCCGGCCTCCTTCAAGCGCTCGCTCCCGGCGACCGTGCACGCGGCGGCGCACCCGCTGGTCTCCGGTGGATGGAAGTTCCTGCACCCGCGGTACTCCGGCCGCGACCACCGCAAGCTGCTCGTCGTCGACAGCGACATCGCCTACGTCGGCGGCTTCAACATCGGCAGCCTCTACGCCACCAAGTGGCGGGACACGCACGCCCGGATCACCGGGGAGTTCGTCGTCGAGCTGGAGAACGCCTTCATCGACTACTGGAACGTGCACGCCCGCCGCGGCGACGAGGCCCCGCTGCCCGAGCCGACCGGCCGCGCCTGGAGCCAGACCCTGCGGGTGCACCGGAACACCCCGGTCGACCTGGTCTACCCGATCCGGAACATGTACCTCGAGGCGATCGACCGGGCCGAGCGCAGCATCGCCATCACCCAGGCGTACCTCATCCCGGACGAGGCCTTCCGGCGGGCGCTGGTGCGGGCGGCCCAGCGCGGGGCGGACGTGCGGATCATCGTGCCGCGCTTCAGCAACCACGTCTTCGCAGACTGGTTCAGCCGGACCCACTTCACCGAGCTGCTCAAGGGCGGGGTGCGGATCCTGCGCTACGAGCACGCGATGGTGCACGCCAAGACCGCCACCATCGACGGGCGCTGGTCGACCATCGGCACCGCCAACATCGACCGGCTCAGCCTGGTCGGCAACTACGAGGTCAACGTCGAGATCATCGACGAGGCGCTGGCCGCGCAGATGGAGGCGATCTTCGAGCTGGACGCCACCAACTGCACCGAGCTCACGCTCGAGGAGTGGACCGCCCGGCCGATGATCGCCCGGGCCACCGAGGGGATCCTCGCGCCCTGGCGCGACCTCGCCTGA